From the genome of Leptotrichia sp. HSP-342:
TAACTGGACTTCCAGATGCTTACGGACGTGGAAGAATTATTGGAGATTATAGAAGAGTTGCACTTTACGGAGTAGACAGATTAATTGCTGACAGACAAAATCAATTGAAAAATATGGATCCAGCTGAAATGACAGAAGATGTAATAAGACTTAGAGAAGAAGTTTTTGAACAAATTAAAGCATTGCATGCTTTAAAGAGAATGGCTGAATCTTATGGCTTTGACATTTCTGGACCAGCTACTAACGGTAAAGAAGCAGTACAATGGCTATATTTTGCATACTTAGCCGCTACAAAAGATCAAAATGGAGCTGCAATGAGTATTGGAAGAACTTCTACATTCTTAGACATTTTCTTGGAAAGAGATTTGCAAGAAGGTACTTTGACTGAAAAAGAAGCTCAGGAAATAATGGATCACTTTGTTATGAAATTAAGAATAATCAGATTCTTAAGAACACCAGAATATGATGCATTATTCTCAGGAGATCCAGTTTGGGTAACTGAATCAATCGGTGGTATTGGAGAAGATGGAAGATCATTAGTTACTAAAAACTCATTCAGAATTTTACATACATTGTACAACATGGGAACTTCGCCTGAACCAAACCTAACAGTTCTATGGAGCGAACAATTACCTGAAACTTGGAAAAAATTCTGTGCAAAAGTATCAATTGATACATCATCAGTACAATATGAAAATGATGACATTATGAGACCACAATTTGGTAATGACTATGGAATTGCATGTTGTGTATCTCCAATGACTATCGGACACCAAATGCAATTCTTTGGAGCAAGAGTAAACTTGCCAAAAGCATTATTATATGCAATTAATGGTGGAAAAGATGAAAAATTAAAAATACAAGTAACTCCAGAAGGGCAATTTGAGCCAATTAAGAGCGAATATCTTGAATTTGATGAAGTATGGGAAAAACTGGATAAAGTATTAGACTGGTTAGCTTCAACTTATGTTAAATCATTAAACATTATTCACTATATGCATGATAAATATTCTTATGAAGCATTAGAAATGGCATTGCATGATGTTCATATTAGAAGAACAGAAGCATTTGGAATTGCAGGATTATCAATTATTGCAGATTCATTGGCAGCTATTAAATACGGTAAAGTAAAAGTTGTAAGAGATGAAGAAGGGGATGCAGTTGACTATATCAATGAAAAAGACTATGTTCCATTTGGAAATAATGACGATGCTACAGATCAGTTTGCAGTAGACATTACAAGAAGATTTATGAATAAATTAAGAACTCATAAAATGTATAGAGATGCCACTCCTACACAATCTGTATTGACAATTACTTCAAATGTTGTATATGGTAAGAAAACAGGAAATACTCCTGATGGAAGAAGAGCTGGAGCACCATTTGGGCCAGGAGCAAATC
Proteins encoded in this window:
- the pflB gene encoding formate C-acetyltransferase translates to MDAWRGFKEGNWKDNIDVTEFIRLNYTEYLGDDSFLEGPTEATTELWKSLSEKFKVEREKGIYDAETKIPSQIDAYGAGYINKDLEKIVGLQTDAPLKRAIFPNGGLRMVKNSLEAFGYELDPQTEEIFTKYRKTHNDGVFSAYTDQIRKARKTGIITGLPDAYGRGRIIGDYRRVALYGVDRLIADRQNQLKNMDPAEMTEDVIRLREEVFEQIKALHALKRMAESYGFDISGPATNGKEAVQWLYFAYLAATKDQNGAAMSIGRTSTFLDIFLERDLQEGTLTEKEAQEIMDHFVMKLRIIRFLRTPEYDALFSGDPVWVTESIGGIGEDGRSLVTKNSFRILHTLYNMGTSPEPNLTVLWSEQLPETWKKFCAKVSIDTSSVQYENDDIMRPQFGNDYGIACCVSPMTIGHQMQFFGARVNLPKALLYAINGGKDEKLKIQVTPEGQFEPIKSEYLEFDEVWEKLDKVLDWLASTYVKSLNIIHYMHDKYSYEALEMALHDVHIRRTEAFGIAGLSIIADSLAAIKYGKVKVVRDEEGDAVDYINEKDYVPFGNNDDATDQFAVDITRRFMNKLRTHKMYRDATPTQSVLTITSNVVYGKKTGNTPDGRRAGAPFGPGANPMHGRDTRGAVASLASVAKIPFEDANDGISYTFAITPETLGKNSNEKQTNLVGLMDGYFNQTGHHLNVNVFGRELLEDAMEHPENYPQLTIRVSGYAVNFVKLTKEQQLDVINRTISNKM